The sequence GCGGCTATCGAAACAGCTAAAGCTTCAGGCAAACCATCTTTGATTGAAGTGAAGACTGTTATTGGATACGGTTCTCCAAACAAACAAGGAACCAATGCTGTACACGGTGCTCCTCTTGGAGCAGATGAAACTGCGGCTACTCGTCAAGCCCTTGGTTGGGACTATGAATCATTTGAAATCCCAGCTGAAGTTTATGCTGATTTCAAGGAAAATGTTGCAGACCGTGGCGCATCAGCTTATCAAGCTTGGACTAAATTAGTTGCTGATTATAAAGAAGCTCATCCAGAACTGGCTGCAGAAGTAGAAGCCATCATCGACGGCCGTGATCCAGTTGAGGTGACTCCAGCAGACTTCCCAACCTTAGAAAATGGATTTTCCCAAGCAACTCGTAACTCAAGTCAAGATGCTTTGAACGTTGTCGCTGCCAAGTTGCCAACTTTCCTAGGTGGATCAGCTGACCTCGCTCACTCAAACATGACTTACATCAAAACGGATGGACTTCAAGATGATGCTAATCGCTTGAACCGCAATATTCAGTTTGGTGTTCGTGAATTTGCAATGGGAACGATCTTGAACGGAATGGCCCTTCACGGTGGACTTCGTGTTTATGGTGGTACTTTCTTTGTCTTCTCTGACTATGTGAAAGCAGCTGTCCGCTTATCAGCATTGCAAGGACTTCCTGTGACTTATGTCTTTACCCACGATTCAATCGCAGTTGGTGAAGATGGTCCAACGCACGAACCAGTTGAACACTTAGCAGGTCTCCGTGCTATGCCAAATCTGAATGTTTTCCGCCCAGCAGATGCGCGTGAAACTCAAGCGGCTTGGTACCTTGCCGTGACAAGCGAAAAAACACCAACTGCCCTTGTATTGACACGTCAAAACTTGACTGTCGAAGAGGGAACAGACTTTGACAAAGTTGCGAAAGGTGCCTATGTTGTCTATGAAACTGCAGCAGACTTTGATACAATCTTGATTGCAACAGGTTCAGAGGTGAATTTGGCGGTCGTAGCTGCCAAAGAATTGGCTAGCCAAGGAGCAAAAGTCCGTGTAGTCAGCATGCCATCAACAGATGTCTTTGACGCACAAGATGCAGCATACAAGGAAGAAATCCTTCCAAATGCAGTTCGTCGCCGTGTTGCAGTCGAAATGGGAGCAACTCAAAACTGGTACAAGTATGTTGGTCTTGATGGTGCAGTTCTCGGTATTGATACCTTTGGAGCATCTGCCCCAGCACCAAAAGTCTTGGCAGAGTACGGATTTACGGTAGAAAATCTAGTCAAAGTCGTTCAAAACTTGAAATAATTGCAGAAATCAGAGTGAAAGCTCTGATTTTTTATAACCATAAAAACAAGGTACAACCTTGTAAAAGTAGCTGAAATTTGATATAGTAGTCCTATGTAAAATACAAAGGAGAATATAATGGAATCGCAATATACATTTTTAATCATGTTAGTAGCAATGATGGGCTTGATGTTCTTTATGCAACGTTCTCAAAAGAAACAAGCACAAAAGCGTATGGAAAGCTTGAACAAGCTTCAAAAAGGCTATGAAGTCATTACGATTGGTGGGCTTTACGGAACAGTGGATGAAGTAGATACTGAGAAAGGTACAATCGTACTGGATGTAGATGGTGTTTATTTGACCTTTGAATTGGCTGCTATCAAGACCGTTTTGCCACTCAAAGAAGCTGTGACACCAGAAGGAACAGTTGTTGACGAAGGCGGAGCAATCGAAGAATAAAACGGGATCTGTCACTCCCGTTTTTCTATGATATGAGAGGAAAAGGGATGAAAAAAATAGTATTTGTTTGCCTAGGAAATATCTGCCGAAGCCCCATGGCAGAGTTTGTGATGAAGTCCATGACGAGCGATTACCACGTCGAAAGCCGGGCGACGTCATCATGGGAACATGGCAATCCGATTCATAGGGGAACGCAAGGAATTTTCCAGCAATATCAGATCCCGTATGACAAAGATAAAACATCGCTTCAGATTGGCAGGGAAGACTTTGAATCGTTTGATTACATTATCGGTATGGATGCTTCAAACGTTTCAGATCTGCGTCAAATGTGTCCTCAGGAATTGCAGTATAAGATCTACCCTTTTGCATCTGGAAGTGTTCCAGATCCTTGGTATACAGGAGATTTTGAGGAAACCTATGCTCGTATCACAAGTGGATGTCAAAGCTGGCTAGATCGATTAGAAAAAGAGAGTGACAATGGAAAAGCTTAAACAATTTTATGAGAAGGGTAGAGTTTACCTAACTCGTCCTAGGTTAGAGCTCATTGCAGTAGTTGTAATGGTACTCTGTGCTCTTTCGGTATTTCTGCTAAATACGCCTAAAAAGGGTGTCCTGACACTTGATGGTGGAGCTCTTGTTTATGATGGCACCTTGGTACGAGGAAAAATGAATGGTCAGGGAACCCTGACCTTTGAAAACGGAGACCAATATACAGGTGATTTCAATAATGGAGCCTTTAATGGGAAAGGAACTTTCCAATCAAAAGATGGCTGGAAATACGAAGGTGATTTTGTAAATGGTCAAGCTGAAGGTCAAGGGAAGTTGACGACAGAGCAAGAAGTTGTTTATGAAGGGACCTTTAAACAAGGCGTTTTTCAACAAAAACAGTAGTCTCCAAGTTAGGAGACTATTTTCAAAGCCTAAAAAGAAAGGGCTTTCTTGGCTTGAATTCGATAACTAACTATTAACTAGAAAAACTTTGTGAAATAAAAAAATTTTTTCCATAATTTCACAATCGTCCAGACAAAACTCTATTGTGTAGCCGTATTGAGAAAAAAATCACAATCTCAGAAAAATTCTTTGTGAAATACTTATGAAACTGTTTACAAAGCATAAAAAAAGAGTTATAATAAACTTGTGAAAAAATTAACAAAGGATAAAATCTTTAAAGGCTATGGAGGATAATATGGCTGATAAAAAAACAGTAACACCAGAGGAAAAACAACTTGCTGCTGAAAAGCATGTCGATGGTCTCGTGAAAAAAGCCTTGGTTGCGCTTGATGAAATGCGCAAGTTGAACCAAGAGCAAGTTGACTATATCGTGGCAAAAGCTTCGGTTGCAGCACTTGACGCGCACGGTATCCTTGCACAACACGCAGTTGAAGAAACTGGTCGTGGGGTATTTGAAGACAAGGCGACAAAAAACCTATTTGCCTGCGAACACGTAGTGAACAATATGCGTGGAGTTAAGACAGTTGGAGTTATTGAAGATGATCCAATTACAGGTTTGACAAAGATTGCGGAGCCTGTCGGTGTAATCTGTGGTGTCACTCCGACAACAAACCCAACTTCAACAGCGATTTTCAAATCACTCATTGCTTTGAAAACACGTAACCCAATCGTTTTTGCCTTCCACCCATCTGCTCAAGAATCATCAGCTCACGCAGCACAAATCGTTCGCGATGCAGCGATTGCAGCTGGCGCTCCTGAAAACTGTGTTCAATGGATTACAAAGCCATCTATGGAAGCAACTGGAGCGCTAATGAACCACGAAGGTGTTGCAACTATTCTTGCAACTGGTGGGAATGCCATGGTTAAAGCTGCATACTCATGTGGAAAACCAGCACTTGGGGTAGGTGCCGGAAACGTTCCTGCCTATGTAGAAAAATCTGCTGACCTTCGTCAAGCTGCTCATGACATCGTTATGTCTAAATCATTTGATAATGGGATGGTCTGTGCATCAGAACAAGCGGTTATCATTGATAAAGAAGTGTATGACGAATTTGTAGAAGAATTCAAATCATATCACACTTACTTTGTAAACAAGAAAGAAAAAGCACTTCTTGAAGAATTCTGTTTTGGAGCAAAATCAAATAGCAAGAACTGTGCTGGAGCAAAATTGAACGCTGACATCGTTGGTAAACCAGCAACATGGATTGCAGAACAAGCAGGATTCAGCGTTCCAGAAGGAACAAACATCTTGGCTGCGGAATGTGCAGAAGTAGGACCGAAAGAACCATTGACTCGTGAAAAATTGTCACCAGTTATCGCTGTCCTAAAAGCCGAAGATACTGAAGATGGACTTAAAAAAGCTCGTCAAATGGTTGAATTTAATGGTCTAGGACACTCAGCTGCTATCCATACAAAAGACGAAGCTCTTGCTAAACGCTTTGGTACAGAAATCAAAGCAATGCGTATTATCTGGAACTCTCCATCTACTTTCGGTGGTATCGGTGACGTATACAATGCCTTCATTCCATCATTAACACTTGGATGTGGTTCATATGGACACAACTCAGTTGGTGATAACGTATCCGCTATCAACCTTCTTAACATCAAGAAAGTAGGGAAACGTAGAAATAATATGCAGTGGTTTAAAGTTCCTTCAAAAATTTACTTCGAACGCAATTCTATCCAATACCTTCAAACATGTGAAGATATTGAACGCGTTATGATTGTTACAGACAAATCGATCGAAAAACTTGGTTTTGTTCAACGCATTATTGACCAATTGAACAAACGCAGCAACCGTGTAACTGTCCAAGTCTTCTCAGACGTTGAACCAGACCCAGATATCACAACTGTAGAACGTGGTACTGAAGTGATGAAAGCATTTGAACCAGATACAATTATCGCTCTTGGTGGTGGTTCTCCAATGGACGCGGCCAAAGTAATGTGGCTCTTCTACGAACAACCAGAAATCGACTTCCGTGACTTGGTTCAAAAATTCATGGATATCCGTAAACGTGCCTTCCGCTTCCCATCACTTGGTAAGAAAGCGAAGTACATCGGTATCCCAACAACTTCAGGTACAGGTTCAGAAGTAACACCATTTGCCGTTATCTCTGATAAGAAAAACAACCGCAAATACCCATTGGCTGACTACTCATTGACACCAACTATTGCCATTGTTGACCCTGCTTTGGTTGAATCAGTTCCAGACTTCATCGCAGCTGACACTGGTATGGACGTCTTGACTCACGCGACTGAAGCCTACACTTCAAACTTTGCTAACGACTACACAGACGGTATCGCCCTTCAAACAATCAAACTTGTCTTTGAATGGTTGGAAAAATCTGTTAAGACAGCTGATCCAGAAGCTCGCGAAAAAATGCACAATGCATCTACAATGGCTGGTATGGCCTTTGCCAATGCCTTCCTTGGTATGAGCCACTCAATGGCCCACAAGATCGGTGCGGTTCACCATACTGTTCACGGACGTACAAACGCAATCTTGCTTCCATACGTTATCCGTTACAATGGAACTCGCCCATCTAAGACGACTACATGGCCTAAGTATAACTACTGGAAAGCTGACGAAAAATTCCAAGATATTGCTAGAATGCTTGGATTGCCTCACTCAACTCCAGAAGAAGCGGTTGAAGCATACGCTAAAGCTGTTTACGAACTTGGTGTTGCAGTAGGTATCAAGATGAACTTCAAGGATCAAGGAATTGATGAAAAAGCTTGGAAAGACAGCTTGCATGAAATTGCCTTGCTTGCTTATGAAGACCAATGTTCACCTGCAAACCCACGCTTGCCAATGGTAGCCGACATGGAAGAAATCATGGCAGATGCATACTATGGTTATGCAGAACGACCA comes from Streptococcus oralis and encodes:
- the tkt gene encoding transketolase: MSNLSVNAIRFLGIDAINKANSGHPGVVMGAAPMAYSLFTKQLRINPAQPNWINRDRFILSAGHGSMLLYALLHLSGFEDVSMDEVKNFRQWGSKTPGHPEFGHTAGVDATTGPLGQGISTATGFAQAERFLAAKYNREGFNIFDHYTYVICGDGDLMEGVSSEAASYAGLQKLDKLVVLYDSNDINLDGETKDSFTESVRDRYNAYGWHTALVEDGTDLEAIHAAIETAKASGKPSLIEVKTVIGYGSPNKQGTNAVHGAPLGADETAATRQALGWDYESFEIPAEVYADFKENVADRGASAYQAWTKLVADYKEAHPELAAEVEAIIDGRDPVEVTPADFPTLENGFSQATRNSSQDALNVVAAKLPTFLGGSADLAHSNMTYIKTDGLQDDANRLNRNIQFGVREFAMGTILNGMALHGGLRVYGGTFFVFSDYVKAAVRLSALQGLPVTYVFTHDSIAVGEDGPTHEPVEHLAGLRAMPNLNVFRPADARETQAAWYLAVTSEKTPTALVLTRQNLTVEEGTDFDKVAKGAYVVYETAADFDTILIATGSEVNLAVVAAKELASQGAKVRVVSMPSTDVFDAQDAAYKEEILPNAVRRRVAVEMGATQNWYKYVGLDGAVLGIDTFGASAPAPKVLAEYGFTVENLVKVVQNLK
- the yajC gene encoding preprotein translocase subunit YajC, giving the protein MESQYTFLIMLVAMMGLMFFMQRSQKKQAQKRMESLNKLQKGYEVITIGGLYGTVDEVDTEKGTIVLDVDGVYLTFELAAIKTVLPLKEAVTPEGTVVDEGGAIEE
- a CDS encoding low molecular weight protein-tyrosine-phosphatase, which codes for MKKIVFVCLGNICRSPMAEFVMKSMTSDYHVESRATSSWEHGNPIHRGTQGIFQQYQIPYDKDKTSLQIGREDFESFDYIIGMDASNVSDLRQMCPQELQYKIYPFASGSVPDPWYTGDFEETYARITSGCQSWLDRLEKESDNGKA
- a CDS encoding MORN repeat-containing protein; protein product: MEKLKQFYEKGRVYLTRPRLELIAVVVMVLCALSVFLLNTPKKGVLTLDGGALVYDGTLVRGKMNGQGTLTFENGDQYTGDFNNGAFNGKGTFQSKDGWKYEGDFVNGQAEGQGKLTTEQEVVYEGTFKQGVFQQKQ
- the adhE gene encoding bifunctional acetaldehyde-CoA/alcohol dehydrogenase, with amino-acid sequence MADKKTVTPEEKQLAAEKHVDGLVKKALVALDEMRKLNQEQVDYIVAKASVAALDAHGILAQHAVEETGRGVFEDKATKNLFACEHVVNNMRGVKTVGVIEDDPITGLTKIAEPVGVICGVTPTTNPTSTAIFKSLIALKTRNPIVFAFHPSAQESSAHAAQIVRDAAIAAGAPENCVQWITKPSMEATGALMNHEGVATILATGGNAMVKAAYSCGKPALGVGAGNVPAYVEKSADLRQAAHDIVMSKSFDNGMVCASEQAVIIDKEVYDEFVEEFKSYHTYFVNKKEKALLEEFCFGAKSNSKNCAGAKLNADIVGKPATWIAEQAGFSVPEGTNILAAECAEVGPKEPLTREKLSPVIAVLKAEDTEDGLKKARQMVEFNGLGHSAAIHTKDEALAKRFGTEIKAMRIIWNSPSTFGGIGDVYNAFIPSLTLGCGSYGHNSVGDNVSAINLLNIKKVGKRRNNMQWFKVPSKIYFERNSIQYLQTCEDIERVMIVTDKSIEKLGFVQRIIDQLNKRSNRVTVQVFSDVEPDPDITTVERGTEVMKAFEPDTIIALGGGSPMDAAKVMWLFYEQPEIDFRDLVQKFMDIRKRAFRFPSLGKKAKYIGIPTTSGTGSEVTPFAVISDKKNNRKYPLADYSLTPTIAIVDPALVESVPDFIAADTGMDVLTHATEAYTSNFANDYTDGIALQTIKLVFEWLEKSVKTADPEAREKMHNASTMAGMAFANAFLGMSHSMAHKIGAVHHTVHGRTNAILLPYVIRYNGTRPSKTTTWPKYNYWKADEKFQDIARMLGLPHSTPEEAVEAYAKAVYELGVAVGIKMNFKDQGIDEKAWKDSLHEIALLAYEDQCSPANPRLPMVADMEEIMADAYYGYAERPGRRK